The following are from one region of the Paenibacillus sp. KS-LC4 genome:
- a CDS encoding CTP synthase encodes MTKYIFVTGGVVSSLGKGITAASLGRLLKNRGLKVTIQKFDPYINVDPGTMSPYQHGEVFVTDDGAETDLDLGHYERFIDINLSKNSNVTTGKIYSNVITKERRGDYLGGTVQVIPHITNEIKDRVFRAGKESASDVVITEIGGTVGDIESLPFLEAIRQIKSDIGRDNVMYIHVTLIPFIKAAGEVKTKPTQHSVKELRSIGIQPNVIVCRTEHAMAEDLKHKIALFCDIDANAVVECRDASTLYEVPLMLREQGLDDIVVNHLKLGTNEPDMTEWTSLVQRVKSLHKTTEIAIVGKYVALHDAYLSIVESLAHAGIDADSEVKIRWVNAEELTDSNVADRLQGVHGILVPGGFGDRGIEGKVIAIRHAREQQVPFFGICLGMQVAVIEYARHVVGLDGANSSEINPSTPYPVIDLLPEQKDIEDMGGTMRLGLYPCKLIPGSLAATEYGDELVYERHRHRYEFNNEFREQVEAAGLTISGTSPDGRLVEMVEMKDHPWFLAVQFHPEFTSRPNRPQKLFRGFVRAALAFSER; translated from the coding sequence GTGACAAAATATATTTTCGTAACCGGAGGCGTGGTCTCTTCCTTGGGTAAAGGGATTACAGCCGCATCGCTTGGTCGATTGTTGAAGAACAGAGGCCTCAAAGTAACGATTCAAAAGTTTGACCCGTACATTAACGTAGACCCGGGAACGATGAGCCCTTATCAGCACGGTGAAGTGTTTGTAACCGATGATGGCGCAGAGACGGATCTTGACCTTGGGCACTATGAGCGTTTCATCGACATCAACCTTTCCAAAAACAGCAATGTAACGACAGGCAAAATTTATTCCAACGTTATCACCAAGGAGCGCCGTGGCGACTATTTAGGTGGAACGGTGCAGGTTATTCCGCATATTACAAATGAAATCAAGGATCGTGTATTCCGCGCAGGCAAAGAATCGGCTTCCGATGTTGTCATTACGGAAATCGGCGGAACGGTTGGCGATATCGAGAGCCTGCCATTCTTGGAAGCTATTCGTCAAATCAAAAGCGATATTGGCCGTGACAATGTCATGTACATTCACGTAACGCTGATCCCATTCATTAAAGCGGCTGGCGAAGTGAAAACAAAGCCGACCCAGCACAGTGTAAAAGAGCTTCGCAGCATCGGCATCCAGCCGAATGTAATCGTATGCCGTACGGAGCACGCAATGGCGGAGGATCTTAAGCACAAAATCGCCTTGTTCTGCGATATTGATGCTAATGCAGTTGTGGAATGCCGTGACGCTTCCACCTTGTATGAGGTGCCTCTGATGCTTCGTGAGCAAGGCTTGGACGATATCGTCGTCAACCACCTGAAGCTCGGCACGAATGAGCCGGATATGACGGAGTGGACAAGCCTCGTTCAGCGCGTGAAGTCGCTGCACAAAACAACAGAGATCGCGATTGTTGGTAAATACGTAGCTTTGCATGATGCTTACCTGAGCATCGTGGAATCCCTTGCCCATGCAGGTATCGACGCTGATTCCGAAGTGAAAATCCGTTGGGTGAATGCGGAAGAATTGACGGATAGCAATGTGGCAGATCGCTTGCAGGGCGTTCACGGCATTCTCGTGCCGGGCGGTTTTGGCGATCGTGGTATTGAAGGCAAAGTGATTGCCATTCGCCATGCACGCGAACAGCAAGTGCCGTTTTTCGGTATTTGCCTTGGCATGCAAGTGGCTGTTATTGAGTATGCACGTCATGTGGTTGGCCTTGATGGCGCCAACAGCTCGGAGATTAATCCATCGACGCCATACCCTGTCATTGACCTGCTGCCTGAGCAGAAGGACATTGAAGACATGGGCGGCACGATGCGTCTTGGCCTATATCCTTGTAAGCTTATTCCTGGCTCGCTTGCTGCTACAGAGTATGGCGATGAGCTGGTATATGAGCGTCACCGTCACCGGTACGAGTTCAATAATGAATTCCGCGAGCAAGTGGAAGCAGCGGGCCTGACTATTTCGGGAACTTCCCCGGATGGCAGATTAGTAGAAATGGTGGAAATGAAGGATCATCCTTGGTTCCTTGCTGTACAATTCCACCCGGAATTCACTTCCAGACCTAATCGTCCTCAGAAGCTGTTCCGCGGATTTGTCCGCGCGGCGCTTGCGTTTTCGGAGAGATAG
- a CDS encoding UDP-N-acetylglucosamine 1-carboxyvinyltransferase has product MEKLMIRGGRPLQGTVQISGAKNSAVALVPAAILAESEVVLDNLPHLSDVAVYSEILQDLGAVIDWQGDMMRIDPSNLKAKPMPNGKVKLLRASYYLMGAMLGRFGEAVIGLPGGCNFEPRPIDQHIKGFEALGATVTNEHGSMRISAKELRGAKIYLDVVSVGATINIMLAASRAKGSTIIENAAKEPEIIDVATLLNAMGAKIKGAGTETIRIEGVDSLHGCRHSIIPDRIQAGTYMIIAAATRGDVTIDNVIPKHMEAMTAKLEEMGVTVYEMDESIRIVGAPKYNAIDVKALVYPGFATDLQSPMTSLLTQASGVSILTDYVYSNRFKHVPELARMGAAIRVEGRSAIIEGGPLNAAKVRAADLRAGAALVIAGLTVPDGITEISGVEYIDRGYDHLVDNLRRLGADVWRETETS; this is encoded by the coding sequence ATGGAGAAATTGATGATACGCGGCGGACGTCCGCTGCAAGGAACGGTCCAAATCAGCGGTGCTAAAAATAGCGCCGTAGCGTTGGTTCCCGCTGCCATACTGGCGGAGTCTGAGGTAGTGCTGGACAATTTGCCTCATTTGAGTGATGTTGCTGTTTATAGCGAGATTTTGCAAGATCTTGGTGCGGTCATTGACTGGCAAGGCGATATGATGCGTATTGATCCTTCTAATCTTAAAGCGAAGCCTATGCCCAATGGCAAGGTTAAGCTGCTTCGTGCTTCCTACTATTTGATGGGAGCGATGCTGGGACGCTTTGGAGAGGCCGTTATTGGCTTGCCTGGCGGCTGCAACTTTGAGCCACGTCCTATTGATCAGCATATTAAAGGTTTTGAAGCGCTTGGCGCAACCGTAACGAATGAGCATGGCTCGATGCGCATATCTGCCAAAGAACTGCGGGGAGCGAAAATTTATCTTGATGTGGTAAGTGTGGGAGCAACAATCAACATTATGCTTGCGGCCTCTCGGGCCAAAGGCTCTACTATAATAGAAAACGCGGCAAAAGAGCCTGAAATTATAGATGTAGCTACTCTTCTCAATGCCATGGGCGCAAAAATCAAAGGGGCCGGCACGGAAACCATTCGGATTGAAGGAGTGGATAGCCTGCATGGCTGCCGCCACTCCATTATTCCTGATCGCATTCAAGCCGGAACCTACATGATTATCGCCGCGGCAACGCGCGGAGATGTCACGATTGACAATGTTATCCCGAAGCATATGGAAGCGATGACGGCGAAGCTGGAGGAAATGGGCGTTACCGTATACGAAATGGATGAGTCTATCCGCATCGTTGGCGCTCCAAAGTACAATGCTATTGATGTTAAAGCGTTGGTATATCCAGGCTTTGCTACCGATTTGCAGTCCCCTATGACGAGCTTGCTGACACAAGCGAGCGGCGTAAGCATTTTAACCGACTATGTATACAGCAATCGTTTCAAGCATGTCCCTGAGCTTGCTCGCATGGGCGCAGCCATTCGTGTTGAAGGGAGATCAGCCATTATTGAAGGCGGCCCGCTTAACGCCGCTAAGGTTCGCGCAGCAGATCTGCGTGCAGGCGCGGCGCTTGTTATTGCGGGCTTGACCGTACCCGATGGCATTACCGAAATAAGCGGCGTGGAATATATTGACCGAGGCTACGATCATTTGGTTGATAATTTGCGAAGACTGGGCGCCGACGTGTGGCGCGAGACGGAAACCTCCTAA
- a CDS encoding extracellular solute-binding protein, translating to MKKMWVALVLLALVIGGYLAFGQTKQQDAPPKASPEASPEASPVKPAEKISLSFWTYYGGWEDTIKAFNDLHPEVAIKVTEVTYADQVEKYSEALASGSVPDIIMLDSAAFPSFGDSDKLENLLDAPYNAGAYKAGFSQSLWDSNLSFDGKRLIGWPLSSSPKVTYYREDILGKYGFPTDPDKLATYMEDPDNWVKMNNTLQKKGVRLTQWYGETINLFASAQKTGLVNANNQFAYNNDTFEQAIALTQRLKEHVPGVNIWEESGEEAVREGKLAMVYLGIWGDSVLEQWAPKTAGKWRQTRLPLNLNGWENSSVFLLPSGGKHKEMAWTFMNYVVTDHAKYGLGNAVPAYAPVLSKSSQKPVPSAFLGGQIVYPLNVELASKMHERKYTALDMDTQKLWNDQLAKGIEKGWKPKTILNQAEKEINRRLADLASKATTAPAAEAAGRASTDAASERASSAATKP from the coding sequence ATGAAAAAGATGTGGGTGGCTCTTGTGCTGCTTGCGCTTGTAATAGGGGGCTATCTGGCATTTGGCCAAACGAAGCAGCAGGATGCCCCTCCGAAAGCGTCTCCAGAAGCATCTCCAGAAGCATCTCCGGTAAAGCCTGCTGAAAAAATCAGCTTGTCCTTCTGGACCTATTATGGCGGCTGGGAGGATACCATCAAGGCATTTAACGATCTGCATCCAGAGGTTGCAATTAAGGTGACAGAGGTTACCTATGCTGATCAGGTTGAAAAATATAGCGAAGCGCTTGCCTCAGGCAGCGTTCCAGATATTATTATGCTCGATAGCGCCGCCTTTCCGAGCTTTGGGGACAGCGACAAGCTGGAAAATTTGCTCGACGCTCCTTACAATGCTGGCGCGTACAAGGCTGGCTTCAGCCAGTCGCTGTGGGACAGCAACCTTTCCTTCGACGGAAAACGCCTGATCGGCTGGCCGCTCTCCTCATCGCCGAAGGTGACCTACTACCGTGAGGATATTTTGGGGAAATACGGCTTCCCTACCGATCCGGATAAGCTTGCAACGTATATGGAGGATCCAGATAACTGGGTCAAGATGAACAACACGCTGCAAAAAAAAGGCGTTCGGCTTACGCAGTGGTACGGCGAGACCATCAATCTGTTTGCCAGCGCTCAGAAAACGGGCTTGGTTAATGCTAACAATCAGTTCGCTTACAATAATGATACCTTCGAGCAGGCGATTGCACTGACGCAGCGTTTGAAGGAGCATGTACCCGGCGTCAACATTTGGGAGGAATCAGGTGAAGAGGCTGTTCGGGAGGGCAAGCTAGCTATGGTGTACTTAGGCATCTGGGGAGACTCCGTTTTGGAGCAGTGGGCACCGAAAACGGCGGGCAAGTGGCGGCAAACCCGTCTGCCGCTGAACTTGAACGGTTGGGAGAACAGTTCGGTATTTCTACTGCCTTCCGGCGGCAAGCATAAGGAGATGGCCTGGACGTTCATGAATTACGTTGTAACCGATCATGCGAAATACGGTCTTGGCAATGCGGTTCCAGCCTATGCTCCTGTGCTGAGCAAAAGCAGCCAAAAGCCTGTGCCTTCAGCATTTTTAGGCGGGCAAATCGTTTATCCGCTTAATGTAGAGCTGGCTAGTAAAATGCATGAGCGCAAATACACAGCGCTGGATATGGACACGCAGAAGCTGTGGAACGATCAGCTAGCCAAAGGCATTGAGAAGGGCTGGAAGCCGAAAACCATCCTGAATCAGGCTGAAAAGGAAATCAATCGCAGGCTTGCTGACCTGGCAAGCAAAGCTACCACAGCGCCGGCAGCAGAGGCAGCAGGACGGGCATCAACTGATGCCGCTTCTGAGAGAGCCTCAAGCGCGGCAACGAAGCCTTAA
- a CDS encoding response regulator — translation MEQKKLLIVDDQNGIRVLLMEVFSSEGYATFQASNGKLALEIVKKESPDLVLLDMKIPGMDGLEILKHVKAINKDIKVIMMTAYGELDMIKEATDLGALMHFTKPFDIDEMRIAVNMQLEGGSSSQFAIGS, via the coding sequence TTGGAACAAAAGAAGCTATTAATAGTGGACGATCAGAATGGAATCCGTGTGCTTTTGATGGAAGTGTTCAGCAGTGAGGGTTATGCGACTTTTCAAGCCTCCAACGGCAAGCTTGCCTTGGAAATTGTGAAGAAGGAAAGTCCTGATTTGGTGCTGCTTGACATGAAGATTCCCGGTATGGACGGTTTAGAAATTTTAAAGCATGTGAAAGCCATTAATAAAGACATAAAAGTCATTATGATGACGGCTTATGGTGAGCTGGATATGATTAAGGAAGCGACCGATCTCGGAGCTTTGATGCATTTCACCAAGCCGTTTGATATTGATGAAATGCGAATAGCGGTGAACATGCAGCTAGAGGGCGGTTCCAGCAGTCAATTCGCGATAGGGTCCTGA
- the rpoE gene encoding DNA-directed RNA polymerase subunit delta has product MSGSNITLKLDPERIKEMPMVDLAFEFLKTTNKPYYYRDLMMEIAKIRGLSSDGINQVIAQVYTEINIDGRFACVGTNMWGLKRWYPVERNEDPISNAKRSRIINDDDDLDDDDLFADEEEEAYAADEEDYDVYDEDREFEEAEEEAEADEEAGIEGEELDDEDDDSDEELEEGEEAEDFDEDEDEEDN; this is encoded by the coding sequence ATGAGCGGCAGCAACATCACTTTGAAGCTGGACCCTGAGCGGATTAAGGAAATGCCAATGGTTGATTTGGCATTTGAATTTCTTAAGACAACGAATAAGCCGTATTACTACCGTGATCTCATGATGGAGATTGCTAAAATACGCGGATTGTCTTCCGATGGGATTAATCAAGTTATTGCACAAGTATATACTGAAATTAATATTGACGGCCGTTTCGCTTGCGTCGGCACAAATATGTGGGGCCTGAAGCGCTGGTATCCAGTAGAGCGCAACGAAGACCCTATTTCCAACGCCAAGCGCTCCAGAATCATTAACGACGACGATGATCTCGATGATGACGATTTATTCGCGGATGAGGAAGAGGAAGCATACGCAGCGGACGAAGAGGACTACGATGTTTATGATGAAGATCGTGAGTTCGAGGAAGCTGAAGAAGAAGCCGAGGCAGACGAAGAAGCCGGAATCGAAGGCGAAGAGCTGGATGATGAAGATGATGATTCGGATGAGGAGCTGGAAGAAGGCGAGGAAGCGGAAGATTTTGATGAAGATGAAGACGAAGAGGACAATTAA
- a CDS encoding S8 family peptidase, protein MDTTVFLHWLQGALAGSEQTTPRRIIRFHQQSVYQRFIKDWSELPDGKTALKTVKQMPIIRAISCRLPVEETLARFSTGVWIEDDRRITVHAATPKSFMSEKGIPWGVQHVKAPQAWGMTTGHRIKIGVIDTGVDFSHPDLRQSLSRGINLLNRSMLPHDDNGHGTHIAGTIAAANQLQGMIGIAPRAQIYPVKAFDHNGSAFVSDIILGIDWCVRNRVHIINMSFGMKTRSKALLTAITNAYNAGIIVVASSGNDGKRRSVDYPARYPQTISVGATTRLRRVAPFTNRGTHIDIYAPGDKIVSAWLRGKYHEMSGTSMATSHVSGAIALLLAYKPGLSPADIKWILKRSNQPLRGSKAQRLIGELDIMRMLQAADR, encoded by the coding sequence TTGGACACTACCGTTTTTCTCCATTGGTTGCAAGGCGCGCTGGCAGGCTCGGAGCAGACGACACCAAGGCGCATTATCCGTTTTCACCAGCAGAGCGTGTACCAACGGTTTATAAAAGACTGGTCGGAGCTGCCTGATGGCAAGACTGCACTTAAAACCGTCAAACAGATGCCCATTATACGCGCTATTTCCTGTCGTCTGCCTGTCGAAGAAACCCTCGCCCGATTCTCCACAGGGGTATGGATTGAGGATGATCGACGCATTACCGTTCATGCCGCTACACCCAAATCCTTCATGTCCGAAAAAGGAATTCCTTGGGGCGTCCAGCATGTCAAGGCTCCGCAAGCATGGGGCATGACTACTGGTCATCGCATTAAAATTGGCGTTATTGACACTGGTGTCGATTTCAGCCATCCCGACCTGCGACAGTCGCTTTCGCGCGGCATAAATTTGCTAAATCGCAGCATGCTTCCCCATGATGACAATGGACATGGCACCCATATTGCCGGAACCATTGCTGCCGCCAATCAGCTGCAGGGCATGATCGGCATCGCTCCGCGCGCACAAATCTACCCCGTGAAGGCGTTCGACCACAACGGCAGCGCCTTCGTCTCGGACATCATACTCGGCATCGACTGGTGCGTGAGAAACCGGGTTCATATTATCAATATGAGCTTCGGAATGAAGACCCGCAGCAAAGCGCTGCTTACCGCCATTACCAATGCATATAACGCGGGCATTATAGTAGTCGCTTCATCAGGCAACGACGGCAAACGACGCTCGGTTGACTATCCAGCACGTTATCCGCAAACGATTTCGGTAGGCGCTACTACCCGCCTTAGGCGTGTCGCCCCTTTCACCAATCGCGGTACCCATATCGACATTTACGCCCCTGGCGATAAAATCGTCTCCGCATGGCTGCGCGGCAAATATCATGAGATGAGCGGCACCTCCATGGCAACCTCACATGTCAGCGGCGCTATTGCGCTGCTGCTCGCCTATAAACCAGGCTTATCGCCCGCCGACATTAAATGGATACTCAAGCGCTCCAACCAGCCGCTGAGGGGCAGCAAAGCCCAGCGGCTCATCGGGGAGCTTGATATTATGCGCATGCTGCAGGCCGCCGACCGATGA